In the Methylosinus sp. LW4 genome, GCGCCCTGTGCGGACCCGCGGTCGATCAGGAACGGGCGCTGAGAGATGTGAATCAGAGCATCGCCCTTATGAACGAATTGATTGTCGTTCACATCGACCGAGGCGACGAGGCCGGCGACCTGTGGGGCGATCATTATTGCGTGGCCATCAGTGAACGCGTCGTCTGTCGATTCCACATTTTGTGACGACAGCCAAAAATAAAGCACGCCGGTCAGCGTCGCAGCGGCTACGAGCCCGCCCGCAATTTTTGTCGTTTGCGGACGAGACGCCACCGAGGTCGCGGCTTTCGGTTGAGACGTCTTTGCCTCAGGCTCGATGTCGATCATAAACTTTCGCTCATGGAATTCGAGATATTCACGACCCGCTCGCGGGCCGCGCCGCTCTGTCCCCGAGTGTCCGGAAGCATCTGTTTCTTTCAGCAGATTTGACGGTGCCGCATAAAACCAGTCGCCTTCTTGCGCCGCTGTCCGGAAATGCCGAGGGATTTACGAGCGGTTCGAGATATGACAGGACAGAAGCATAATGACAGAATGCTGTCAATATCTGGAGAACAAAACTTGACCTCGCCCGCGCATACGCCAGACGGCGCTGCCCTCGTTGAGCTCTTCCTTGCGGTGTGCCAATTTCACGGCGTGCTCGTCACCGCCGGGGACAAATTCTCCGCCGTCGTCGGTCTGACGATGGCCCGCTGGCAGGTTCTCGGTGCGCTCTATCGCGTGGGACGCCCAGAAACCGTGTCGAACATCGCGCGCACAATGGGCCTGGCTCGGCAATCCGTGCAGCGCACTGCAGACGATCTCGAGAAACTCGGCCTCGTTGTTTACGAGACGAACCCCCATCACAAGCGCGCGCTTCTCATGCGGCTGACGCCGGAAGGCGCCGAAGCGTTTCGCCATATCGTCGAAATGCGGGCGCCTTGGGTCAATGCGCTCGCCGCCGAACTCGACGCGGGAGACATCGCCGTCGCGACACGCATACTGAAATCGCTGCGTCAGAAATTCGAGGAAAAGATGTGACGCGCGCCGCCGCCGGGGGGACGCCCCACCGTTTGTAAAGCCCGATCATGGGCGGGAATTGGCGATTTTTGCGGGGGAGACTTGGATTGAAGAGAGTCAGGGTCTGGAGCATGGCGCAGGCGACAGCGAGCAGGCGGTCGGCGACCGAGCGGAGGGCTCGTCCGTGACCACGGCCTCTGGCGCGCAGGGCGGCGTATTTGGCCCGGCTTCGTGGGTCGTGTTGCACGGCTGTGCGCGGCCCAGTGATAGATGGCGTTGCGCAGTCGAACGTGCCCGGCTTGGCGCATCAGCACGATCTTGCTCTTTCCCGACCGTTTCGTGATCGGCGCGACGCCCGATAGGCAGCGCAGCGCATGGTCGTCTCGGAGTTGCAGAGCGTGCTGAGCTTCTGTGAGCAGCGTGGCGAGAACCTGCTCGACATAGGCCAGGAACGAGCGGCCATCGAGCGCGCCGTCGATCATCATCGGCGCGTCGATGCGATCGACGCGCAGCGCCGCGATCAGCGTCGTCGTCTCCCGGTCTCCAAATGGGACCGACGCACGGCCGGGCGCACCGTCGACAATGACCTGCTCCGGCGTCTGTTGTGACAACCTCTTCGCCAAGCTCAAAGACTGGCGGCGTATCGCCACCCGTTACGATCGATGCGCGCACGCCTTCTTCTCGAACATATGCATCGCCGCCGCTGTCGCCTTCTATCTCAATCAATGAGTCCTGAGCTTAGCTTGCATCGTATCGAACGCGAGCGTTTTGGATGTTCTCCCGATTGCAGTTCGCCCACGTAACGAGAGCCATTACGGGCGCAAGAAGGGTCCGTCCCACAATCGTCAACTCATAATCCACGCGCGGCGGAATAGTCGGAAACAATGTCCGCTTCACCAACCCATCACGTTCCAGTCCGCGCAAGGTAATCGTCAGCATCCGTTGTGAGATGCCGTCGATCTGACGCCGCAGCTCATTGAACCGAATTGGTCCATCTTTGAGCGTTGCAATGATGTACAGGGTCCATTTGTCGCCGACGAGATCAAGGATTTCCCGAACCATCCGGCAGTCGTCACCTTTGCCGGGGGTAGGAAAATCAATGTCACTAAGTGTCATTGGAGTGCCTTCTTGCGAGGGACGCGGTAGTCACCTTAATAGTGTTGGTAACAAGTATTTACTACCCTGTTCACGTCGGAGCAACCATGACCAACATCCTCCTCGTTACATCGAGCCCTCGTGGCCCCGAAGGCCTGTCCACCCGCTTCGCGACCGAGATCGCCGAAGGCTTAAAGGCTCGCTTGGGCGGCGCCCTTTTGACTCGCGATCTCTCGTTCAACCCACCGCCGCATATCACGCAGGCCTATATTCACGGCCGCGTCGCGGCCCCCGAGGCGCGCACGCCCGAGCAGGTCAAAGCGGTCGGCCTTGCCCAGGAGTTCGTCGATGAGGTGAAGGCTGCTGACGTGATCGTCTTGGGTTCGGGCATGATCAATTTCGGCCCGTCGTCGCAGCTCAAGGCCTGGTTCGATCACATCACTTGGCCGGGCGTGACCTTTGGTTATAGCGCAGCCGGCAGGCCGCAGGGATTGCTGATCGGCAAGAAGGTCTATCTCGTCACCGCCGCGGGCGGCGTCTTCTCGGAAGGCGACTGGGCCCCCTTTGATTTCCAGACCGGCTATCTGCGCCACCTCTTGGGCTTCATCGGCCTGACCGACGTTGAAATCGTCCGCGTGGAAGGCACCGTCTTCGGGCCTGAGGCGGCCAAGGCCGCCATCGCCGCCACCGAAGCCCAGGTTCGCTCGGTCTTGGAAAAGGTCGCCTGAAGGCGGCCGGTCGGCTGCTCAAGCTGTGAGCGCGACATGCACGTCAGCAGCCAGAGCAGTTGATCCAAGCCAAAAGACTGCAAGGAAGATAAGATGAAGATTGCTCTCTTTGGAGGGACCGGACCAACCGGCAGACACATCATCGAAGAGGCGCTCCGGCAGGGATATCAGCTCTCCGTCTACACGCGGGATGCCAGAAAGCTTTCTGCCTTCGGCGGCAAGATCGAGGTCATCGTTGGTGACCTGAGCAATCGGGAAGCGATCGAGGCGTGCGTCGCCGGCGCCGACGCGGTGATCAGCGCGCTGGGGCCAAACAGTCTGAAAGCGCGCGAGAAGCGGCCGATTATGCGCGGCGTCAGCACGATCATCTCTGTCATGGAAGAGCTGAACGTTCGTCGCCTCATTCAGATTTCGACGGCCATATATCGTGATCCGAAGGACGGTTTCGACTTCAAGTCGCAAGCATTCGTCATGCTGTTCAAGCTGATCGTTCGCAACGCCCAGGATGACATCAAGGCGACCGCTGAACTGGTGAGCAACTCACGCCTCGATTGGACCCTGGTTCGGATTCCCAACCTCGAGGATGGGCCCGCAACAGGTCAAGTGGACGTCGGCTGGTACGGCAAGACGAAGCTCGGCATGAAGCTGTCCCGCGGGAATCTCGCCAAATTCCTGGTCGATCAGGTCGCAGCCAAGGAGTTCGTGCGTGCTGCGCCGGGGATGGCCGATCACATCTGAGGGCGGATGGACCTCGATCCCGCGGATCAGCGCACGGAGAAAGGCGTGCGCGAGCGAAATGACTTGCGCACCCCAGCCGCACCCCAAATCGTAGATGATCGCGCCATCTGGAAGCCCGAGACGGCCCCTCGTTGCAGGTTGTTTCGCGGCGCCTCCATTCCTCAATTCGTGTGGTAACGCGTCGCGAGCTGGGGCGACTGCGCGGTAAATGCTGCAAGGTCGGCCTGAAAGATGGCGCCGAGCAGATCAGCCCTCTCGACGCCAGGGGCACAGACGACTTCGCCGAGGGCGAGCGCTTGCAGGCTGGCGGTCACGACATCCTCCGCCGACATGCGCGGCGCCGCACTGAGATCCAGGCCCTGACGTTCGTGGAACTCCGTCGCGACCAGGCCGGGACACAGCGCCTGTATCCGCAGGCCTCGAGATTTCAGTTCTTCGTGCAGCGCTTGCGACAGCGCCACGATATGGGCGAGGGTTCCGACATAGACGGCCCTGCCGGGCGCCTGGCCGAGCGGCGCCGGACCGCCGAATGCGAGCATGCCGGACACATTGATGATCGTGCCTTCGCCGCGCGCGACCATGCCGGAGACCGCGGCGCGGGCAAGCATCGTCGGCGCGACGACCTTCACGTGCAGAAGCTCGCTCGCCTTGGCGGCGGGCAGCTCGGCGAACGGCATGTAATGGCCGACGCCGGCGTTGTTGACGAGCATGGAGAGCTGCTCGCGAGCGCACACATCGGCGACGGCCTCGACACCGGCGTCGGCGCCGAGGTCGGCGACGAGAGGCTGGACTTTGACGTTCGGAAGGGCCGCGACGAGTTCATCGAGCCGATCAAGGCGACGCCCCACGACCACGAGGTCGTATCCTTCCGCGCCGAGCCGGCGGGCAAACGCGCGGCCGATGCCCGAAGATGCGCCGGTGACGAGCGCCAACCGTGGGGGATTGTTGCGAGCGATCGACATCATGATCTCCTTCATGCCGGAATGGTGCGCTTTGGTTCGGCCGAAGCCTTCCTTTACGCCGCCTCGGTCATGCTGCTTACACGCCGGTTGGCCAGATCAGCATGAGTTTCGAGTCGGACTCTCAGCGCGACCGACCGACAGGCAGTGCAATGTCCTGGGGCCGGGCCCAAGACCAGCTCAAAGCCTACCCTGCATCCCCCGCTCGCTTCGAGAACATATACATGTAGAGGCTGTCGGCATATTCCTTCGCGACGACGACCAGGCCGTCGCGGACCTCGAAGAGGAAATGATACCGATTGTGGAAGGGCCCCGCCGGTGTGTCGGCGTCGCCCTCGACCTCGGCAGCCACGCGGGCGCCTTCGGCCGTCATTCCGGTGATGGTATATGTGACGTCGGTTTTAACGCGCGCCTTGAATCCCCGGTACAGCTCCGCCCACTGAGCCTTGCTCCGGGTTCCGGCCAGAGGAGTCAATGTAGGGTCCTGCGGCACCACCCACTGCAGGTCATCAGCCAACAGGCGCAGCAGGTCGGCTATGTCGTCGCTGCCAAGCAAGCCGATAAACTTGCGCACGACGTTCTTGTTGTCCTCAATGTTCGACATGCTGTGACCTCCTGCTAATGCGCTGCGCCGCCGTCGAGAATGAGAGTGCCGCCGGTGAAATAGGAGGCGTCGTCGCTTACAAGGAACGCGATCAAGCCTCCCGCGTCATGCTCTGGATCGCCGAGATGGCCCATCGGCAACTTCTTCATGAACGCTTCTCGCTGGCTCGGATCCTTGAGATTGTCGGCGAGCGCGTCGGTCAGAATGCCGGGAAGGATGCAGTTGACGGTGATTCCGTACGCCCCGAGTTCGTGCGCCGCCGTCAGCGACAGGCTACGAATGGCTTCTTTCGTCGCATTGTAAGGAGCCATGTAGGGTTTCCCCGCCAAGGCCATGGGTGATCCGAAGTTGACGATCCGGCCATGGCGCTGGCTTTTCATGAATGGCAGCACGGCGCGCATGCCGTGAAGCGTGCCTTTGAATCCAGTGGCGAAGGTGTAATCCCATTCTTCGTCCGAGATGTCTTCGAATGGCGTCTCCGGCGGCGACAGCGCATGGCGTCCGGGGGAGCCCCAGGACTGAGCGACGTTGATCAGGATGTCGACGGCGCCGAATGTGGCCACGGTCTGCGCGACCATCGACTTGACCTGCGCGTCACTGCCGACATCGACGGTCGATCCGATCGCGGACATGCCAGCGGTCTTGATCTCTTCGACGACCTTATTCACGGTTGCCGCACTGCGCGAGGCGACGACGACGTGCGCGCCGTCTTTGGCAAGCCGGAGAGCGATGCCGCGCCCAATCCCGCGCCCGGCGCCTGTCACGATGGCGACCTTGTCTGCAAGCTTTGCCATTTTTTACTCCCGTCAGTGCAGTTGGACACGCCGATGTCGCCTGAAATGCCGAGGACCGGGGTCACGGCAGCGTCACGCCGCCGTTGAGCGCGATCCGTTCGGTGACCGCCAAGAGCTTGACTGCATTGGCAGGACCGAGCGCCAGCGGCTCGGATTCTGCACCGCCGCGACGGTCGTCTGACCGGCCGCGGCGCTCCGCCCGGCGATCAGGACATTGGCCTTGCGACGGCCGAGTTCGATGGCCGCCGCGCGACCGATGCCGGAAGATGCGCCGGTGACAGGCGCCAACGGGGGGGGGACTCCCCACCGTTTGTAAAGCCCGATCATGGGCGGGGATTGGCGATTTTCTCGGGGAGACTTGGATTGAAGAGAGTCCGGGTCTGGAGCATGGCGCAGGCGACGGCGAGCAGGCGGTCGGCGACCGAGCGAAGGGCTCGTCCGTGACCATGGCCTCTGGCGCGCAGGGCGGCGTATTTGGCCCGGCTTCGTGGGTCGTGTTGCACGGCTGTGCGCGCCCAGTGATAGACGGCGTTGCGCAGTCGAACGTGCGCGGCTTGGCGCATCAGCACGATCTTGCTCTTCCCCGATCGTTTCGTGATCGGCGCGACGCCCGACAGGCAGCGCAGCGCATGGTAGTCTCGGCGTTGCAGAGCGTGCTGAGCTTCTGTGAGCAGCGTGGCGAGGACGATCCTTCCGACGCCGGGCAAGGATCGCAGGATCGTCACGTCGCGCGGCTCTTGTGTCTGCCCCTCGGCTGTGTCCTCGCCGCCGGCGAGCTTTTCGGTCAGGCGATCGAGGCGCTTGTCGGCCTCGCGGATCTGGCGATTGACGAGCGCGAGGCGCTGGGCGGCTCCTTCGATATGCCCGGTCACGGCGCTGACCGTGCCGGCCGCGACGGAGATGGCGGGCGCCCTCAGCCGCTCCAACGCCGCGGCGGCGGTAAGGCGACGGATACGGTGACGTTTGAGCAGACGCTCGACCGTCGCCTCGCGCACGCGCCTGGCCTTGTCGGGCGTCGGAACGAGACGCCACAGCTCGAGAACCCAATCGGCGGCGACGTCGTCGCAGAGTTCGAGAAGCTGCGGATAATAACGCCAGAGCAGCTCGCGGACTTGATTGGACAGACGGGTGCGTTCGACACGCAGCTCGTCGGCGATGCGCGACCATTCCCGCAGCTCGACGACCGTTGGATCGAGCGGCGCCAACAACCGGAAGCAGCGCCGATCGGTGCGCAACGCATCGGCGAGCGCCTCGGCGTCACGGCTGTCGTCCTTGGCGCCGGCGGGCGAGAAGCGGTCGCGGAAGCGATCGAGCTGCTTGGGATTGATGGCGTGAACGCGGAAGCCTCGCTCCATCAAGCTTTCCACGACGGGGCCATGCGGAACCTCGATGGCGATCATCACGGCCTCGGGCGGCGCGCCGGTGGACTCGAGAATCCAGTCGGCCATCTCCTTCAACCCTTCGCCGCCATGCTCGAAGGCGCGCTCGCCGATTTTGGCGCCTCTGGCGTCCGACAGGCGCACGTGGTGCGTTTGCGAAGCCCAGTCCACGCCGACGAACCAGTTATTCTCATCCTCCATGTCGAAGCCCCCCGTTGCCACGGAGCCGCCGCGATGTCAGCCGTTCCCTGTACTGGCGCTCGAAGGCGCGGACTCCCCACGGGGCATCCATCGCGGCCGCCCGCCGGGGCACAGGTCCCCCCCAGGTGTTCAGGACACAGGGGGCGATTGGTCGCTCCCGGCGGGTCGGCTCGATCCAGGAGAGTAGCTCGAACTCGGTCTTTCGGGCGCGCGCGGTCGGAAGCGCTTTGCTGCGCTACGCTCCGCGTCGCGCTCCCGACCGCGCGCTATTCGTCATGAACCTTGGAAACGGTACAGGGGGAGTTGTTGCGAGCGATCGACATCATGATCTCCTTCATGCCGGAATGGCGCGCTTCGGATCGAGCGCTACGCCTCGGCCGCTCGAGGGGCGATCTCGACGAGTTGGATCGCCTTTTCCGGGCAGGCGACGACGCACAGGCCGCAGGCGAGACAGCGGTCGGCGTGCGGCGTGTAGGCGGTGCGCATGCCGTGCACGCGCACGCGCACGCGACCGAGCCAGCCAAGAGCGCGATAGTCCTTCTCGTCGATCGGCCCCACTTCGAAGACACCGTAGGGACAGACCTCGACGCAATCGCCTTTGGCCTCACATTTCCCATGATTGACGATCGGCACGAATGCGCCGGGCGGAGCCTTGCATTCGGCGCCGGGGCGTCGTGGGTCGGCTGCCGCCCGCCGCACCTTGGCGGCGTTGGTCCTCTTGCTCGGGGCGCCGTCCGTCAAATCGGTCATGTCGATTGCCTTTCCTCATCATTTGCAGGAGCCGTCAGACCGACCATCCGGGCGCTGTCACTCCAAAGCCTACTCATGATTTCGTCGCGCTGCGCGAGGTCCGATGTGCGGGGCCAAGTGAAGCGCCGCTTGACGAGTGATGCGTAGAGCCGTCCGGGGGGCGGCGCGATGCGGCCGAGAGCCAGATCGGCAAGCATCTGTCCGGCTTGAGCGGGCTTGTTGATCCGGAACAGCGGCACGACGATGGGCCGCAACGTCCTGGTGAGCAGCCTTATGCCGAGGGGGGCCCTGCGTTGCAGGCCGGTTCCCAGAGTGAAGCCCGGATTGTAGGCGATGACGCTGAGGCGCTTGGCCTCGGCCGCCTTCGAAAGGCCGAGGGCGCGTGCGGTCAAAAGGTTGCACAGCTTGGAGGCGGAATAGGCCCGGAAGCCGTCCCGAAACGGCCTGGATCGGACGCCAGCTTCTCGCACCGGATGCGCGAGCCGTTCAGCATCGGCGTGGTCGGGTGGCGCGATTGGATTGAGCGCCGGATCATGCGTGTCACTGGTCGTGATCAGGACCGTCGCGGCTTCGGCCAACCGCGGCAAGAGAAGCCGCAGCAACAGATAGTGCGCCAGATGATTTACGGCGAAGGTCGTCTCGAAGCCGTCTTCGGTGCGCTCCGTGTCGTTTGGAAATTGCGTTGCGGCGTTGAGCACAAGGGCATCGATCGGGGTCTCGCCGAGGCGTTCGCTGACCGTTTGAGCGAACGCGCGAACGCTCGCCAGCCGCGCCAGATCCAAGGGCAGCGCATGCGCACCCGGAGGAGGCACGCCGCGCGCGCCGAGCCATAGCTGAACGTCGGGCATCCGGAGCATGTGCTCCGCGGCGACCCTGCCGATGCCCGACGTTGCTCCCGTCATGACGACTGTCGTCATGACGACCTCCGCGAGCGTGATGCTGCTTCGGGGGCGGCGCCCCAGCAGACGATCTTGACAGCGATGCGCATGCGGTCGAGATATTCGGCCGGCGTCGTCACCGAGCGCTTGAGCCCGCCCGACGTCGCCGAAAGGTTGGCGGCAAGGTCCCTGGCGGAGACCCCTGCCTCATTCCAGCGCGCGGCAATGCCCGCAGCGTCCAGCGCATCCGCCACCTCGGAGACCACCGCCTTCTCGACCTCGTCAAAAACAGGACCGACAAGCTCGATCATCGCCGCCATCAGTTCGCCGAGGTACGCGGCGCCGATCGCTTTGCCGTGCATTGCCGCAAAGGCTCCGAGCAGGCGCTCCTCGATATCGCGATCGTCGCGAGTGAGCGCTGCAGTGGCCTCCGTGCGCATCGCCTCGAGGGTGCGCGAGACCATGGCCTTGAACACGGCCTCCTTGGTCGGAAAGTAAAGATAAAGGGCCTGGCGCGAGATCCCGACGGTCCGCGCGATATCTTCCATCGTCGTCTTCTTGAAGCCGTACCGCAGGAAGATGCCAGTTGCCGCATCGATGATCGCGACCTGTCGTGCCGTTTCGGCGTCATTGCCCATGCTCATGCCCATCTTTCGGCTCGCGCATCGTCAGGTTCTTCAGCAGGTTCATCAGCGCCGGCTCGATTGCACGCCGCTCCATTAATCCCGCTCAATTCGGGATCGTCCGGCGTCACGGCCGAGCTGATAGGCGGATGTCCAAGCGTTCATGTCGTTTCAGCGTTGCCATCGATGCACAGAATGTGCTTGACAACATGACATAATATCGAAGATTGTCAAGTATGTCGTCGATCCGGCATGGTGGCCCGTAACTTCGCGTGCGGTTCGGCGCGGCTTTCAGGGCCGGTAGACCAAAACGCGCTTCGAGAGCGAGGAGGAATCTGTGCCATCCGAGGGATTTACGGTGGCCGATGTGCCCGATCAGTCAGGCAAATGCTTCATCGTCACAGGGGCCAATACGGGCATAGGCTTCGAAGTGGCGAGCGCGCTGGCGGCGCGGCGTGCGCGGGTGCTGCTCGCTTGCCGCGACGAAGCGAAGGCGAGAGCCGCGATGAGCCGGATTCGTCAAAAGACTTCGGGAGCCGAGCTCGCGCTCCTGCCGCTTGACCTAGCGGATCTGGCGAGTGTGCGACGGGCGGCCGAACTGGCCGCCAAGGAGCCACGTGTTGACGTGCTGATCAACAATGCCGGCGTGCAGGGGCCGATGCTGAAGCACACAGCGCAGGGCTTCGAGCAGACGTTCGGCGTCAATCACCTTGGCTGCTTCGCATTCACCGCGCTGGTGCTGCCCAAGCTCATGGAAACGCCAGGATCGCGCATCGTCGTCACGAGCAGCGGGCAGCACAAGGGCGCGAACATCGACTGGGAAGACCTTAACGCGCAGAAGAACTACAAATGGCTCCCGCGCTATGGCGCGAGCAAGCTCGCGAACCTGCTCTTCGTCTTCGAACTGGACCGACGGCTGAGGGCGGCAGGAGCGCCGGTCACGGCGGTGGCCTGCCATCCGGGTCTTGTCGGAACGAACCTCGCCCGCGACAGCTGGTGGGGCAACATGGCGATGTCCCTGATCGGCTTGCTATTCGCCAAGCCCGCCATGGGCGCCTGGGGCGCGCTGCACGCAGCGACCGGGCGAATAAAGCCCGGCGGTTACTACGGGCCGACGGGATTATCTGGGCTGCGAGGGCCTTCCGGTGAAGGTGTTTCCTCTGAGGAGGCGAGGAATCCGCAGCTCGCCAGGCGACTGTGGGATGTGTCCGTCAAGATGACCGGGATCGATCCTGGCTTGCCCTCCGTCGATGGCGCGTCCTGACTTAGGGATGGAAGGCGCCGCCGTCGACGCGAGACGGGTCAGATTAATCCAAGATTGTCGGTTCAATGACCAGAAGGATGAGATAATGCTGCAAATCGATCTTTACACCGAGATCACCTGTCCCTGGTGCATCATCGGGTATCATCGTCTCGATAAGGTCCTGGCGGAACGTTTCCCTGAGGTCGACGTGGATATCCGTCAGCACCCGGTCCTTTTGCTCCCCGATGCGCCAGCGGAGGGCCTCTACATTCCCGATCTTCTCCGCTCGCGCTATGGCGTGACAGATCCGAAGGCGTCGTTCGCCCGGCCTGAGGCGGAGGCGCGGGCGTCCGGCCTTGATCTCGACCTGAGCCGCCAACCCTGGACTTACAGGACGCAGGCGGCGCACGGGTTGATCCTTGCGGCGCGAGCGCGAGGTACGCAGCATCAGCTCGCTGTCGCGATCACCGATGCCCATTTTCTGAAAGCAAAGAACATCTCAGACGCCGATATCCTCGCAGACATCGCCGTGGCCTATGGGTTCGAACGCGAAGAAGCCCGCGCGATAGCGCTCGATCCAGAGCAACACCGACGTGTCGAGCGGGAGGCGACCCAATCGACGGCGGCCGGGGTCAGGTCAGTTCCTCACTTCGTCTTCGGCGGACGCATCGCCATCAACGGTGGACGCAGCGAAGACGAGATTGCATCGGCCATCCGTGAGGCTGCTGGAGTCGCCGCGTCTGGCTAGCAGGGATCGGGGCACCATCGCAGCAAAACGCCTAACGCAGCCGCGTCAGCGACGAGACGCTCGCCGATCGTCTGCTCGTTCCGGCCAGCGCGCTCCATGTGACGAGCGCGGCAGAGCTCCGCAAGCCGTTCAGCGCTTCGAGCGTCTGCGCATGCGGAACCGGCGTCAGGAAATTCGCTCGCGAGAACTTCACCGGACCCTCGACCTTGCCCTTACCCTTCCCCTTGCCGGGGCGGCCGAAACGGTCGGAAAACAGAAAATGGCTGACGAGCTAAAGCCGCTCATGCAGGCCATCGCCGGCTGAAGTATCGTGTCTCGTGCCGGCCCGTGGCCAATAGCCGGCAAATCGAAAAATCGCGTTTTCACACGGCCTCGGTCACAGTTCCTCCTTCGCCTTCGGGAACGGCCAAGGGGCGCCATAATCGGTCATTCGACCCCCTCCAAGCGAAGGTCCTCTTTCCTTGGAGTTTGTGGACGTTCGCGGCGGCGGGGCCTGGTCGGGACGCGCACTATCGATAAGTTGGCGACCGCGCGCGTAATCGGAAGCCCTCGGTGGAAGGCGAGTTATGGGCC is a window encoding:
- a CDS encoding nuclear transport factor 2 family protein; amino-acid sequence: MSNIEDNKNVVRKFIGLLGSDDIADLLRLLADDLQWVVPQDPTLTPLAGTRSKAQWAELYRGFKARVKTDVTYTITGMTAEGARVAAEVEGDADTPAGPFHNRYHFLFEVRDGLVVVAKEYADSLYMYMFSKRAGDAG
- a CDS encoding NAD(P)-dependent oxidoreductase; the protein is MKIALFGGTGPTGRHIIEEALRQGYQLSVYTRDARKLSAFGGKIEVIVGDLSNREAIEACVAGADAVISALGPNSLKAREKRPIMRGVSTIISVMEELNVRRLIQISTAIYRDPKDGFDFKSQAFVMLFKLIVRNAQDDIKATAELVSNSRLDWTLVRIPNLEDGPATGQVDVGWYGKTKLGMKLSRGNLAKFLVDQVAAKEFVRAAPGMADHI
- a CDS encoding SDR family NAD(P)-dependent oxidoreductase, giving the protein MTTVVMTGATSGIGRVAAEHMLRMPDVQLWLGARGVPPPGAHALPLDLARLASVRAFAQTVSERLGETPIDALVLNAATQFPNDTERTEDGFETTFAVNHLAHYLLLRLLLPRLAEAATVLITTSDTHDPALNPIAPPDHADAERLAHPVREAGVRSRPFRDGFRAYSASKLCNLLTARALGLSKAAEAKRLSVIAYNPGFTLGTGLQRRAPLGIRLLTRTLRPIVVPLFRINKPAQAGQMLADLALGRIAPPPGRLYASLVKRRFTWPRTSDLAQRDEIMSRLWSDSARMVGLTAPANDEERQST
- a CDS encoding IS110 family transposase, which codes for MEDENNWFVGVDWASQTHHVRLSDARGAKIGERAFEHGGEGLKEMADWILESTGAPPEAVMIAIEVPHGPVVESLMERGFRVHAINPKQLDRFRDRFSPAGAKDDSRDAEALADALRTDRRCFRLLAPLDPTVVELREWSRIADELRVERTRLSNQVRELLWRYYPQLLELCDDVAADWVLELWRLVPTPDKARRVREATVERLLKRHRIRRLTAAAALERLRAPAISVAAGTVSAVTGHIEGAAQRLALVNRQIREADKRLDRLTEKLAGGEDTAEGQTQEPRDVTILRSLPGVGRIVLATLLTEAQHALQRRDYHALRCLSGVAPITKRSGKSKIVLMRQAAHVRLRNAVYHWARTAVQHDPRSRAKYAALRARGHGHGRALRSVADRLLAVACAMLQTRTLFNPSLPEKIANPRP
- a CDS encoding MarR family winged helix-turn-helix transcriptional regulator — encoded protein: MTSPAHTPDGAALVELFLAVCQFHGVLVTAGDKFSAVVGLTMARWQVLGALYRVGRPETVSNIARTMGLARQSVQRTADDLEKLGLVVYETNPHHKRALLMRLTPEGAEAFRHIVEMRAPWVNALAAELDAGDIAVATRILKSLRQKFEEKM
- a CDS encoding SDR family NAD(P)-dependent oxidoreductase: MAKLADKVAIVTGAGRGIGRGIALRLAKDGAHVVVASRSAATVNKVVEEIKTAGMSAIGSTVDVGSDAQVKSMVAQTVATFGAVDILINVAQSWGSPGRHALSPPETPFEDISDEEWDYTFATGFKGTLHGMRAVLPFMKSQRHGRIVNFGSPMALAGKPYMAPYNATKEAIRSLSLTAAHELGAYGITVNCILPGILTDALADNLKDPSQREAFMKKLPMGHLGDPEHDAGGLIAFLVSDDASYFTGGTLILDGGAAH
- a CDS encoding 4Fe-4S dicluster domain-containing protein, with the translated sequence MTDLTDGAPSKRTNAAKVRRAAADPRRPGAECKAPPGAFVPIVNHGKCEAKGDCVEVCPYGVFEVGPIDEKDYRALGWLGRVRVRVHGMRTAYTPHADRCLACGLCVVACPEKAIQLVEIAPRAAEA
- a CDS encoding winged helix-turn-helix transcriptional regulator; protein product: MTLSDIDFPTPGKGDDCRMVREILDLVGDKWTLYIIATLKDGPIRFNELRRQIDGISQRMLTITLRGLERDGLVKRTLFPTIPPRVDYELTIVGRTLLAPVMALVTWANCNRENIQNARVRYDAS
- a CDS encoding FMN-dependent NADH-azoreductase, with the translated sequence MTNILLVTSSPRGPEGLSTRFATEIAEGLKARLGGALLTRDLSFNPPPHITQAYIHGRVAAPEARTPEQVKAVGLAQEFVDEVKAADVIVLGSGMINFGPSSQLKAWFDHITWPGVTFGYSAAGRPQGLLIGKKVYLVTAAGGVFSEGDWAPFDFQTGYLRHLLGFIGLTDVEIVRVEGTVFGPEAAKAAIAATEAQVRSVLEKVA
- a CDS encoding oxidoreductase; this translates as MPSEGFTVADVPDQSGKCFIVTGANTGIGFEVASALAARRARVLLACRDEAKARAAMSRIRQKTSGAELALLPLDLADLASVRRAAELAAKEPRVDVLINNAGVQGPMLKHTAQGFEQTFGVNHLGCFAFTALVLPKLMETPGSRIVVTSSGQHKGANIDWEDLNAQKNYKWLPRYGASKLANLLFVFELDRRLRAAGAPVTAVACHPGLVGTNLARDSWWGNMAMSLIGLLFAKPAMGAWGALHAATGRIKPGGYYGPTGLSGLRGPSGEGVSSEEARNPQLARRLWDVSVKMTGIDPGLPSVDGAS
- a CDS encoding TetR/AcrR family transcriptional regulator, producing the protein MGNDAETARQVAIIDAATGIFLRYGFKKTTMEDIARTVGISRQALYLYFPTKEAVFKAMVSRTLEAMRTEATAALTRDDRDIEERLLGAFAAMHGKAIGAAYLGELMAAMIELVGPVFDEVEKAVVSEVADALDAAGIAARWNEAGVSARDLAANLSATSGGLKRSVTTPAEYLDRMRIAVKIVCWGAAPEAASRSRRSS
- a CDS encoding SDR family NAD(P)-dependent oxidoreductase, coding for MKEIMMSIARNNPPRLALVTGASSGIGRAFARRLGAEGYDLVVVGRRLDRLDELVAALPNVKVQPLVADLGADAGVEAVADVCAREQLSMLVNNAGVGHYMPFAELPAAKASELLHVKVVAPTMLARAAVSGMVARGEGTIINVSGMLAFGGPAPLGQAPGRAVYVGTLAHIVALSQALHEELKSRGLRIQALCPGLVATEFHERQGLDLSAAPRMSAEDVVTASLQALALGEVVCAPGVERADLLGAIFQADLAAFTAQSPQLATRYHTN